Proteins found in one Candidatus Woesearchaeota archaeon genomic segment:
- a CDS encoding transglycosylase SLT domain-containing protein — MDRRDFLSHACRIVGTTAFGLSMIETVLVSDAEAALKKQLHQPKPPAPKPAPRFHIPESPPVFITADYHPPTSSEYRQRIERATLDFLHDRYADKPFWGSRKVNDVDIEKRIHWILHWTMKGVQEAAPIFPVDPLVLIAQMYEESRFNEFAISSAAAAGVAQFIKPSAKEYGMQCAGKQNREGCKLPEHADAYERFLKIGAARARAQRVIMDIEDVPENYLDLKEMSEQQQSALNNYRRFLAANVKGRDIFDEKDRRFLEGFDERFGYRKPIPAMAVYMAGNLKECNGYVAAALIGYNAGMGWVREKKGRMPMIKESVRYAEAIQFTYRAIAQRANV, encoded by the coding sequence ATGGACCGCAGAGATTTCCTCAGCCATGCATGTCGAATAGTCGGCACCACGGCGTTTGGCCTGTCAATGATTGAAACCGTTCTTGTTTCGGATGCAGAAGCAGCGCTGAAAAAACAGTTGCACCAGCCAAAACCTCCAGCGCCAAAGCCTGCTCCCCGATTCCACATTCCCGAAAGCCCGCCGGTTTTTATTACAGCTGATTATCATCCACCGACATCGAGTGAATATCGACAGCGAATTGAGCGAGCAACACTCGACTTTCTGCACGACCGCTACGCTGACAAGCCATTTTGGGGAAGCAGAAAAGTGAACGATGTTGATATTGAAAAACGAATCCATTGGATTCTGCATTGGACAATGAAAGGAGTACAGGAAGCGGCACCTATTTTTCCGGTCGATCCACTGGTACTTATTGCGCAGATGTATGAGGAATCACGGTTCAACGAATTTGCGATTTCTTCTGCTGCCGCTGCAGGCGTTGCGCAGTTCATCAAGCCGTCGGCGAAAGAGTATGGCATGCAGTGCGCAGGAAAGCAAAATAGGGAGGGATGCAAACTTCCTGAACACGCTGATGCCTATGAGCGATTTTTAAAAATCGGCGCAGCCCGAGCACGCGCCCAGCGTGTCATTATGGATATTGAAGATGTGCCAGAAAATTATCTTGACCTCAAGGAGATGTCAGAGCAACAGCAATCAGCATTAAATAATTACCGCCGTTTTCTCGCGGCAAATGTAAAAGGAAGGGATATTTTCGATGAAAAAGACCGCCGATTTTTAGAAGGATTCGACGAACGGTTTGGTTACCGGAAACCAATTCCTGCTATGGCAGTGTACATGGCGGGAAATCTGAAGGAATGCAACGGCTATGTTGCTGCTGCGCTCATTGGCTACAACGCAGGCATGGGATGGGTGCGCGAGAAAAAAGGGAGGATGCCAATGATTAAGGAATCAGTCAGATACGCCGAAGCTATCCAATTTACCTACCGCGCGATTGCACAGCGGGCGAATGTATAA